One Romboutsia sp. 13368 genomic window carries:
- the hemZ gene encoding coproporphyrinogen dehydrogenase HemZ produces MLNVILKNHDFKYEVAELIKLFTSDFQFTDKKNFGMVLENNLLEYNNTLISTTKYYENYELRFESSEHIKTDDLNEQGLKKLTKEMIKRSMFNVLKKKFNTYVPWGILTGIRPVKIVHNLLDKGMDDESIRQNLKENYLIMDEKIDLALDIAKRERPFMYPIDENKISLYVGIPFCPTRCYYCSFPANPLKQFGHLRMEYVEKLIEEIKGMAKIIEDTNKEIETLYIGGGTPTALEAPELDILITALFKELDLTKIKEFTVEAGRPDSITREKLEVLKKHNVSRISINPQTMNDETLEKIGRAHSVSDIVDCFNMAREIGFDNINMDLILGLVDENLDMVKNTLEEIKKLQPESLTVHTLAVKRASKLKEDIENYELTRYEEMIKMIDLSMEYAKDMGLNPYYMYRQKHMLGNLENIGYAKEGYECIYNIQIMEEKQSNYALGAGSISKFVYVDEDRIERVENVKNVEQYIDRVDEMIERKRKEIYQNVN; encoded by the coding sequence TAGAAAATAACCTTTTAGAATACAACAATACTTTAATATCAACTACTAAATACTATGAAAATTATGAACTTAGATTTGAGTCATCAGAACATATAAAAACAGATGATTTAAATGAGCAAGGATTAAAAAAATTAACTAAAGAAATGATAAAAAGAAGTATGTTTAATGTATTAAAAAAGAAATTTAATACTTATGTACCATGGGGCATACTTACTGGAATAAGACCTGTTAAGATAGTTCATAACTTACTAGATAAAGGTATGGATGACGAGTCTATAAGACAAAATCTAAAAGAGAACTACTTAATAATGGATGAAAAGATAGATTTAGCCTTAGATATAGCAAAAAGAGAAAGACCTTTTATGTATCCTATTGATGAAAATAAAATATCTTTATATGTGGGAATACCGTTTTGTCCTACAAGATGTTATTATTGTTCATTCCCAGCAAATCCACTAAAACAGTTTGGACACTTAAGAATGGAATATGTAGAAAAACTTATAGAAGAAATTAAGGGAATGGCAAAAATAATAGAAGATACAAATAAAGAGATTGAAACATTATATATAGGTGGAGGAACTCCAACCGCTTTAGAAGCACCAGAGTTAGATATATTAATAACTGCGTTATTTAAAGAACTAGATTTAACTAAAATAAAAGAGTTTACAGTTGAAGCAGGAAGACCGGATTCTATAACTAGAGAAAAATTAGAAGTTCTTAAAAAGCACAATGTAAGTAGAATAAGTATAAATCCTCAAACTATGAATGATGAAACTTTAGAAAAAATAGGACGTGCTCATAGTGTTTCTGATATAGTTGATTGTTTCAATATGGCTAGAGAAATAGGATTTGATAACATAAATATGGACCTTATATTAGGTCTTGTAGATGAAAATTTAGATATGGTTAAAAATACATTAGAAGAAATTAAAAAACTTCAACCTGAAAGCTTGACTGTACATACGTTAGCGGTAAAAAGAGCCTCTAAGCTAAAAGAAGATATAGAAAATTATGAACTTACAAGATATGAAGAAATGATAAAGATGATAGATTTATCTATGGAATATGCAAAAGATATGGGACTTAATCCATACTATATGTATCGTCAAAAGCATATGCTAGGAAACTTAGAAAATATAGGATATGCAAAAGAAGGATATGAATGCATATATAATATTCAAATCATGGAAGAAAAACAAAGTAACTATGCATTAGGTGCAGGTTCTATATCTAAATTTGTATATGTTGATGAAGACAGAATCGAAAGAGTTGAAAACGTAAAGAACGTTGAGCAATATATAGATAGAGTTGATGAAATGATAGAAAGAAAAAGAAAGGAAATATACCAAAATGTTAACTAA